The Cervus elaphus chromosome 22, mCerEla1.1, whole genome shotgun sequence genome has a window encoding:
- the RERGL gene encoding ras-related and estrogen-regulated growth inhibitor-like protein: protein MNDVKLTVLGGEGTGKSALIVRFLTKRFIGEYASNFESIYNKHLFLEGKQLNLEIYDPCSQPQKAKFSLTSELHWADGFVIVYDISDRSSFAFAKALIYRIREPQTSHCKRAVESAVLLVGNKQDLCHVREVGWTEGHRLALENRCRFCELSAAEQSLEVEMMFIRIIRDILTNLKLKEKRRYSGSKSMAKLINNVFGKRRKSV, encoded by the exons ATGAATGACGTGAAGCTTACTGTTTTGGGAGGTGAAGGAACAGGGAAatctg cCCTTATAGTAAGATTTCTTACCAAGCGCTTCATTGGAGAATATGCTTCTAATTTTG AATCTATCTATAACAAGCATTTGTTTTTGGAAGGGAAGCAGTTGAATCTGGAAATATATGACCCTTGTTCTCAG CCACAGAAAGCAAAATTTTCCCTCACAAGTGAGCTGCATTGGGCAGACGGGTTTGTTATTGTGTATGACATCAGTGACAGGTCTTCCTTTGCATTTGCAAAAGCATTAATCTACAGAATTCGGGAGCCACAGACAAGTCATTGTAAAAG AGCTGTGGAGTCAGCAGTGCTTCTGGTGGGTAACAAGCAAGATCTCTGTCATGTGCGAGAGGTTGGCTGGACAGAAGGGCACAGACTGGCCCTGGAGAACCGCTGCCGGTTCTGTGAACTCTCTGCAGCAGAGCAATCTCTGGAGGTGGAAATGATGTTCATCAGAATTATCAGGGACATCCTGACAAACCTCAAactcaaagaaaagagaagatacagTGGATCTAAATCCATGGCCAAGCTGATCAATAATGTATTTGGAAAGAGAAGGAAGTCTGTTTAG